One part of the Rutidosis leptorrhynchoides isolate AG116_Rl617_1_P2 chromosome 1, CSIRO_AGI_Rlap_v1, whole genome shotgun sequence genome encodes these proteins:
- the LOC139852106 gene encoding uncharacterized protein, with protein sequence MTGNDDTVPPGFSVPQFGSASGGTSSQPQKFQVSLPFPQFQTTPQQQSQPQQGYQNPGQVMYLYVIQMWQPPTTETKKKFTFKQFLECRPPEYVGSSNPTETFDWLREVDRAFEACQCKPELRVTYASRLLKKKAIGWWDSITSHMSKEMLNQVTWEKFAAKVCEQYCTPYEISRMKREFMNLKMTRQMTIDEVIEKFTDKLRFVQQWLPDEQPKIDQFVEMILLEYRSLVRMAPSLPQAFAIAKMVEGDIKAAREIQNETMAQPKQTSSQGSFKSKKSHGGQQKGRFSQSGSSSNQRVWCNGCKSTHAGPCTNLTKRCMRCGVMGPDIQACSFKENVCWNCHKSGHRSVDCPSARKMSSRVGAGARAMSVGGFSASSIGQKRKTPPRPEARAFQMSVDATTTANDAITGMFLVNSTPARVLFDCGANRSFMATRFCDKLNLPVSMLSEPLEVEVASGKTVPVTTSVSGISIEIDGSVFPVTCLVMPIPSFDVVLGMNWLSRHKASIKCDKKIIYFPLADGTRVMARGEWGGFNCPLISMMKAKKSLANGCDSFLAYVIDAKKEKTMVDDIPVVRDFPEVFPDELPGLMPVREVEYRIELMPGSTPVAKAPYRLALSEIHDMMMQIQDLLDRGFIRPSSSPWGYYRRFIKDFSKIAGPLTKLTRKDVSFQWNDEQEKAFQRLKQLLCQAPILALPEGTDDFMREKVIAYASRQLKTHEKNYPVHDLEMAAVVFCFKAMETLIIRYALRYLYRSQEFTVYLFSERVEYAAKMGARIKKRL encoded by the exons ATGACGGGTAATGATGATACTGTACCTCCAGGGTTTTCTGTACCTCAGTTTGGGTCTGCATCAGGGGGAACTTCATCACAACCACAAAAATTCCAAGTTTCGTTGCCATTTCCACAGTTTCAAACAACACCTCAGCAACAGTCACAGCCTCAACAAGGATACCAAAATCCAGGTCAAGTTATGTATCTTTACGTGATCCAAATGTGGCAGCCACCAACAACTGAAACAAAGAAAAAGTTTACTTTTAAGCAATTTCTTGAATGCAGACCTCCAGAGTATGTCGGTAGTTCTAATCCGACTGAAACCTTTGATTGGTTACGTGAGGTAGATCGAGCATTTGAAGCCTGTCAATGCAAGCCCGAATTACGTGTAACTTATGCCAGCAGATTGTTGAAAAAGAAAGCAATAGGTTGGTGGGATTCAATAACTTCTCATATGTCAAAGGAAATGTTGAACCAGGTGACTTGGGAAAAATTTGCTGCTAAGGTGTGCGAACAGTATTGCACTCCTTATGAGATCTCAAGAATGAAGCGAGAGTTTATGAATCTGAAGATGACCAGACAGATGACAATTGATGAAGTAATTGAGAAGTTTACGGACAAGCTTCGCTTTGTACAACAGTGGCTTCCTGATGAACAGCCTAAGATTGATCAGTTTGTGGAAATGATCTTGCTAGAATACAGATCATTGGTAAGAATGGCACCTTCATTACCTCAAGCTTTTGCAATAGCCAAGATGGTGGAAGGAGACATTAAGGCGGCCAGAGAAATTCAAAATGAAACGATGGCGCAGCCCAAACAGACGTCAAGTCAAGGTAGTTTCAAATCAAAGAAGTCTCATGGTGGTCAACAAAAGGGAAGATTTTCCCAAAGTGGTAGTAGTTCGAACCAGAGGGTGTGGTGCAATGGTTGTAAATCGACTCATGCGGGTCCTTGTACTAATTTGACAAAGAGGTGCATGCGGTGTGGAGTAATGGGTCCTGATATTCAGGCTTGCTCATTCAAAGAAAATGTTTGCTGGAATTGTCACAAATCAGGGCACAGATCAGTTGATTGTCCATCTGCGAGAAAGATGAGTTCTAGGGTAGGGGCAGGAGCAAGGGCAATGTCAGTCGGGGgattttcagcttcatcaattggacaGAAGCGTAAGACTCCTCCAAGACCTGAAGCAAGAGCCTTCCAGATGTCGGTAGATGCAACTACTACTGCCAACGATGCTATCACCGGTATGTTTTTGGTTAACTCTAcacctgctcgtgtattgtttgattgcgGAGCCAATCGTTCTTTTATGGCTACTAGATTCTGTGATAAGTTAAACTTGCCTGTTTCTATGTTATCTGAACCATTAGAAGTGGAAGTAGCCAGTGGTAAGACCGTTCCAGTCACAACATCTGTGTCTGGAATAAGTATAGAAATAGATGGGAGTGTATTTCCGGTGACTTGCTTAGTGATGcccatacctagctttgatgtagttctaggtatgaattggttaagccGCCATAAGGCAAGTATAAAatgtgataagaaaataatttattTTCCTTTGGCCGATGGGACACGTGTTATGGCCCGAGGTGAATGGGGCGGGTTTAATTGTCCGTTAATTTCGATGATGAAAGCTAAGAAATCGTTAGCCAATGGATGTGATTCGTTTCTCGCGTATGTAATTGATGCTAAGAAAGAGAAAACGATGGTAGATGATATTCCAGTAGTGCGTGACTtcccagaagtatttccagatgaattACCGGGTTTGATGCCAGTTAGGGAAGTAGAATACAGAATTGAGTTGATGCCAGGATCTACACCAGTGGCTAAAGCTCCTTATAGGTTAGCTCTGTCCGAGATTCACGACATGATGATGCAAATTCAGGATTTACTTGATCGTGGGTTTATACGACCGAGTtcatcaccttggg GGTATTACcgtagatttatcaaggatttctctaaGATTGCGGGTCCATTAacaaagttaactagaaaagatgtatctTTTCAGTGGAATGATGaacaggagaaagcatttcaaagATTGAAGCAGCTATTGTGTCAAGCTCCAATATTAGCGTTACCCGAGGGTACTGATGATTttatg cgaGAGAAGGTAATTGCGTATGCTTCACGGCAGTTGAAAActcatgaaaaaaattatccagtaCATGACTTAGAAATGGCAGCAGTGGTTTTTTGCTTTAAAGCTATGGAGACATTAATTATACGGTACGCACtgcgttatttgtacagatcacaagagtttacagTATATCTTTTCTCAGAAAGAGTTGAATATGCGGCAAAAATGGGGGCAAGAATTaaaaaaagattatga